Part of the Ziziphus jujuba cultivar Dongzao chromosome 8, ASM3175591v1 genome is shown below.
TCTTGTCTTCGTTGCCTGGCTCTTCCTCTATTTTTCCCGTGATTACCCTCTCATTCTACTCGGTTTCGCCATCGTCGACTGGATCATTGTGGTGGGGCTTGGGGTGGTCACCGTTGTGGCTCTTTTTGCTGATGGGAGTGTGGGTTAAGGATGAAAATAAAGCAGAGGTAGAgcagaagtttttttttttttttttttaaacgagATTGTGGGTTTTGTCGGGAAAAAATGATCGAACGAAAGCAGAGGTGTGGAAGGTTTTTTTCAATGGACTGTTGGctttctaaaaaaacaaaaaaaaacaaagtaatattttatttttattgggggTAAAATTGGAACCAGagggaatattaaaaaaatctggAAAGAAGAGGGTAAATTTCATTACCCAACTATTTGGATGGGTATTGGGTCACATTTCCCTTTTCTCTTTTGTATTTTTGCCTTTATTTCAGAAAGAATGTAAACTTTAAAAAGTGGGCCAAATTGTTCGAAGCCGTGCCAGTTAAGGCCCATAAGGCAAACCAAACCGAGCATTCGGCCGCCGAGCTGAAGTCTCAGAGTCACAGTCCAGCTGGACAGGCTCCTATAAAGCCGCGAGTGACATCGGGGCGCGGCTTGCAGTGTCATTTTCCAGATCAAAGGAGGGTTTTAAAAGCGGTCAGCGAGACTAGGGTTTTAGAGGAAGCATACAACTCTCTGTGACACTTTCTCAAGCTCAAAGTCTTTACCTGAAACCGAGCAATGGGCTTTTGGGGTCAGTTTTCTAATCAATTTTCagtagttttttttaaaaaattttttaattaattttaatttcaccgttttattgaattttattcattCTACTTGCTTGGAAGCTGAGAAAAATAGTAAGAATATTTTCAAGCTATGGTTTCTCAGCTtccattttaataataataatggtattTTTATTTGGGCAATTATTGGCGTTGTTTGGGATAagatatgaaaaatattaaggCATAACGAAATATAGGAATTCAAATATTAGCATTGCAATGGaagttaacttttaattttatgcCTTCCATTAGCTCTCAAAAGGTGCATTATGTTCGTTTTTGTCATTGTTTCTTGACTAAGAAATTTGGGTTTTTCATGGATCACAGGAATTGAAGTGAAACCGGGTAAACCGTACCCTTATCACTCGGATAATGTGCGAGGAAGGCTTCACATTACTCAGGTCTGTTTATATCCAAGGCTCAAACAAACCCGAAGTATTTTGAGGCTTAACTATGTTCTGACTATAATATTGATGTATGAACATATTGTTTTTGTTACAAATGACAAGAAGAAGTACCTTTTTTGTGCTAAATATTTATATCCAAGCATTTTATTGTGTCCAAACTTTTTGGGTATATATCAAGAATGCAATACgctttttattatatgttgCCTGACCGATGGTGATGGAAGGGTGCACagtgtaataaaaataaaattcatatatatgtacttCTAATAAACTGAAACCAGATGGTGCATTTGACGAAAATGTGAGTATGAGTTGTACAATTTTAACCTTCGCTTTAAGATTCTCATTTTAGCACTatagtgcaatttttttttttttttttttatattctagtTGATTAAGTGATTAAGAGGTTTAGTCAATTTGCATTTAGTATTTACACGAATCCAATGCTAAGCATCATTCCattcaatgaaaatttattgCATCTCGGGTGTTGGTGTGTATGCGCATGTTGTGTCTaaaccatttgaaaaaaaaaaaaaaaaattgaatttttttttaattattacttaCAGTGCATTTAGGCTGATGCAGCTGATGTTATGTAAAAATAATCGTGGTTTTTCtggtttgaatttcaatttttatgctttaaaatgtttaaagttTCTGTAAACAAGGAGTTTAGATATATtggaaccttagaaacctttcTGAATTGACTTTTGAATTATGTTCAATTTACTTATTTAATCTAGTTGTGTGGTTAATCAGGCAACTTTAGGTCTTGGCGAATCAAAGGAGAGGAGCATAGTTCAGTGTTCCCTTGGACATAAAAATCCAATCTTTCTATGTTCTTTATTACCGAATAAAAATGAATCATGCCCCTTGAATCTGGAATTTGAGGATGATGATTTGGTAGCCTTCTCGGTTATTGGCCCACGAAGCGTCCATCTCTCTGGTTTCTTTGTGGCTGATGAGGGAGATGTCATTAGAGATGACTATGAATCGTATCCTTTACCAAATTTTAAAGGTCAATTGATTTTAACTCTGtatttttctgatttttctattaattatttgtttatgtatt
Proteins encoded:
- the LOC125421275 gene encoding uncharacterized protein LOC125421275; the protein is MIVLSSLPGSSSIFPVITLSFYSVSPSSTGSLWWGLGWSPLWMKIKQRKNVNFKKWAKLFEAVPVKAHKANQTEHSAAELKSQSHSPAGQAPIKPRVTSGRGLQCHFPDQRRVLKAVSETRVLEEAYNSL